CCTGCGGACTAGTGCGTGAGTACCTGCTGGTCTTGTTCGTGGCGATGGCCACGACTTTTCTGCTGACCGGTGTGGCTCGGCAGATTGCGGTGCGTTACGGCGCGGTCGCCAAGGTGCGGTCGCGGGACGTCCACAAGGTGCCGATCCCGTACTTCGGTGGCCTGTCCATTCTCGGCGGCCTGATCGCCGGTTTCGCGGTCGCCTCCAACCTGCCGTTCCTCGGCAACAGCCTGCAGGTCGCCCACGACGCGCGGGCGATCCTGGCCGGCGGCGTGGTGATCTGCGCGGTCGGCGTGATCGACGACCTGTACGAGCTCGACGCGATCACCAAGCTCGCGGGTGAGGTCCTCGCGGTCGGCGTGATGATCGTCCAGGGCATCCAGCTGTTCTGGCTCCCGCTTCCGGGCGGCGTGATCTCCCCGTCACCCGCACTGCTCGCGGTGCTGACCGCCGGCATCCTGCTGGTCTGCTGCAACGCGGTGAACTTCGTCGACGGCCTCGACGGCCTGGCCGCGGGCGTGACCGCGATCGGCGCGACCGCCTTCTTCACGTACTCGTACCTGCTGAACGTGCACGAGAACCTCGACCGCGCCACCACCTCGACCCTGATCACGGTCGCGCTGGCCGGCGCCTGCCTCGGTTTCCTCCCGCACAACTTCTTCCCGGCGAGAGTGTTCATGGGCGATTCCGGCGCGTTGCTGATCGGCCTGATGCTGGCCGCGTCGACGATCAGCCTGACCGGACAGATGGACCCGAACGCGGTCCCGTACGAGGTGGGTGGCTCCAGCCTGCTGCCCGCGCTGCTCCCGTTGGTGTTGCCGATCGCCATCCTCGCGATCCCCGCGCTGGACCTCACGCTCGCCTACATCCGCCGCACCAAGGCCGGCCGCTCACCGTTCGCCGCGGACAAGCAGCACCTGCACCACCGGCTGATGCAACGCGGTCATTCGCACCGCCGCGCGGTCCTGCTGATGTACCTGTGGACCGCCCTGATCGCGTACGGAGTGGTCGTCCTCGGCCTCGCCCTGTACTGGTGGACCGCCCTGATCGTGCTCGTCGTCGGCGTCACCGCGGTCGCCCTCACCACCGGGCTGCCGCGGCGTTCCCGCAAGCCGCTCGCCAAGATCTGAACGCCGAACCCATACAAACGATTGTCTGGGTGGTTTGTACCGATTGTCGCTTCTCGACCCCGCTCTGTAGTGGAAAAGTCACCCACGTCAGAAAACTACAGGGGAAAGTGGATGACAATGCAGCGAGTATTGGTTCGGGCAATTGCGGCGACCGCTGTCGGTGCGGCCGCGGCGGGTGGATTGTCAATCGCGGCCTGGGGCGCGACGGATTCGGCTCAGGCGTGCGCTCATTACGTCGCACCGCCGGATTCGAACGGCAACAACGTCTGGGTGAGCGGTAGCCGGCGCGGCTGTACCGGAAACGTCCGGCTGACGATCGAGCTGTTCAAGAGCTACTGGGGTGTCGACGGCGTGGTGGCGACCGGCACCGGGACCGGCACGAACTTCGAGGTGACCGCGAAGGGCGCCTGTGCCGACCTCGGTCACCAAAAGGAGGTCTACGGCAAGCTGAAGGATTCCTCCGGTGGCACCTGGCAGGGCGTCAAGCAGAAGGAGTGCTGAGGTTCGTCTGCTCGTGACGGCGCTCGGCGGCAAGCTCAGGGCCTGCCGCCGGGCGCCGTCCGCTTCGGGGAGGGATCGAGATGTCCAGCAAGTCCTGGCGGGCGTTCGCCCTGCTGGCGGGTACGGCGCTGCTGCCGACCGTGCTCTTGACCAGCGGGATGAGGTCCGAGTTGCGCTACGCGTCCTGGGCGGAGACGGCCCGGGTACTGTCCACGTCCCTGATCGTGATTCTGCCGGTCGTGACGTTGGCGGTCCTGTTCCTGGCCGCCGGTCAAACCCCGCGCGGGGTGGTCGGCGCGGTGCTGTCCGGCTGGTTGGTGGGTGCCGGCCCGGCGCTGTTCTGGACGGTCCGTACGGCCGGTGACGCGCCGCCGCTCCTCTTCCTGCTCGTACCGATCGCCTGGCTGGCCGCGGTCGCGACTACCGCCGCGCTCCTCGTCCGGGCGGTCCGGCGGCGTACCGCGATAGTTGCCGCCGGCATCTTCTGGCTGATCGTGATCGGCGCGGACCTGAGTACCGGCCGGGATTCCCGCTGGCTTTCCTTGCTGCCGTTCAGCGGAATGTCGGGACAGCCGTCGGGTGAAGTCGCTTTGAATTCCTGGCTTGCCGGAGTGCGATTGTTCGTCGCCGCCGCGATGGTGGTGGCGGTCGCATTTCTGGCGTACCCGAATCGCCGGACCGCCGGCTGGGCGGCGGTCGGTGTCATCATCGCTTCGATCGCCTTTCCGGTGCCGGTTTATGCCAGTGCGGCACCTCAGGTCGCCTGCCTGGACGGCCGGCCGCGGGTGTGTCTGCTGACCGAACATCGAAGCGACCTGCCCGCGGTGAAGGCGATGGTCGATCGCGTGGCCGCGGCGGCCGGGCCGGAGCTCTTCCCGTTCACGCTGGCGAGCGAAACGGCCGTGAACGGCCCCACCGCCGTGCAGCTCGCGGTCGGCCCGGAGCGTACGGGTTCGCTGGCCCGCGACGTAGCCGGCGAACTCGCGGGCAAGGTGGCCCGGATCGACCGCTGCGCACCCACTCCGGGGCAGCACGTCGATCCCGCGTACCGGCTGGTGGCGTTCTGGTTCGTCGAGCGGATGGGCCTTCCGCTGGACGATTTCGCCCGCGACCCGGAGCTCGAGCCCCGGCTCGCGGCCTGGCGCCGGCATCCGGCCGAGGTCACGGCCGCGCTCCGTACGCTGACCGGGCGGCTCGACGCCTGCACCCTGACGGCGGGCGAACTCCCGGCCGGTCCGCCGGCGACCCGCTAGCCCGGAATCCGTGCTCCGGGGGACCAGACCAGTCGGTGTCGTGGCCTACCGATAAGGTGTTCGTGTACAGCGGGCTGGGGTGCACGTTCCTGCCGCGTTTGCTGACGATGCAGACTTTGTGCTAGTTTTCACAAGCACGCCAAGCAGCACCGAAGAACAGCGACACCCCTGACCCCGCCCAACCCGACGAGCTGGCCGCGAGACCAGTTTCGCCAGCAGGACGGAACCACCAGATGGCTCCCATGGCCCACAGCCCCGAAATCGCCGGCCAAGCTACCAAGCACCCGGCGCTGGCAATGCTGCGTGGCGCTCTGGTCGCGGCCGTCGTCGTCGGCGTCAACGCCGCCGCGGTCTCGACCGTCGCGGCCGGCCTGAAGGGCCTGTGGGGCGCGCTGCTCGGGCTGCTGATGGTGATCATCTTCTCCGGCGCCGGTCTGCTCGCGCTGCATCTGTCCCGGCGGACGTCGCCGACCACGCAGCTCGCGGTCGCGATGGCCTCGTACACCGGCCGGATCGCCATCTTCGGCGGCCTGCTGGCGATCGCGCTGAACTCCGACGCCCTGGCCCAGAACGTGAATCTGACCGCGCTGGGAATCTGCGCGATGGTGGTCGTGATGGGCTGGATGGCCGGCGAGATCTGGGCCTGGTCCCGGCTCCGGGTGCCGATCTACGACCTGGACAAAGAAGTGACGGCATGAGCACCGCCGGTAACGATTGCCCTGCCGTGGTGGAGATTACCGGGGCCGATGTGACCGGATCTGTCGCCAACTGGTACGTTGCGGGTGCCAATGAGCGAGAACCAGGATCCGAAGCCATCACCCCCCAATTCGGGCGACGGCTGGCGGGTCCTGTCCTACTTGATCGGCGGTGTCGCCCTGTACGGCGGCATCGGCTTCGGGTTGGACCGGCTCTTCGGCACCCAGTTCTTGCTTCCGGTGGGCATCGTGCTCGGTGCCGGGCTCACCATCTTGATGTTGCACTTCCGGTACGGGTCGCGGTCCTGACCTCGGGTCTGATCCTTACCGGGTCTGACGTTGCTTACCGCCATGCCCTGAGCCGCCCTGCCCTTTGCCACAAGGCGTCCGACTTGAGCACGACGCGAGAGGAGACCCGGTGACCGCCGGCGTTCCGACCGAGTTCATCGCACCCGGTCCACAGAACTTCACCACCCCGCCGATCATCGACGGCGTGGACTGGTTCACCAAGCCCGTCCTGGTGGCCGCTTTGTCCGTCGTGGTGATCGTCTGGTTCTTCTGGGGTGCGTCCCGCAAGGCAGCGATCGTTCCGTCGAAGCTGCAGTTCGCCGGCGAGCTCGGCTACAACTTCGTCCGGAACTCGATCGCCCGGGACGCGATCGGCAGCCAGGACCACATGAAGTACGTGCCGTACCTGTGCGGTCTGTTCTTCTTCATCCTGCTGAACAACGTGGCGGCCAGCATTCCGCTGATCCAGTTCCCGACCTTCAGCCACGCCGGCTGGGCCTATGTCGCGGCGATCATGAGCTGGGTCATCTACAACGCGGTCGGCATCAAGAAGAAGGGCCTCTGGGGCTACTTCAAGCACCAGACGATGCCGGCCGGCGTGCCGGTCTGGC
The genomic region above belongs to Kribbella solani and contains:
- a CDS encoding glycosyltransferase family 4 protein, coding for MREYLLVLFVAMATTFLLTGVARQIAVRYGAVAKVRSRDVHKVPIPYFGGLSILGGLIAGFAVASNLPFLGNSLQVAHDARAILAGGVVICAVGVIDDLYELDAITKLAGEVLAVGVMIVQGIQLFWLPLPGGVISPSPALLAVLTAGILLVCCNAVNFVDGLDGLAAGVTAIGATAFFTYSYLLNVHENLDRATTSTLITVALAGACLGFLPHNFFPARVFMGDSGALLIGLMLAASTISLTGQMDPNAVPYEVGGSSLLPALLPLVLPIAILAIPALDLTLAYIRRTKAGRSPFAADKQHLHHRLMQRGHSHRRAVLLMYLWTALIAYGVVVLGLALYWWTALIVLVVGVTAVALTTGLPRRSRKPLAKI
- a CDS encoding AtpZ/AtpI family protein; protein product: MSENQDPKPSPPNSGDGWRVLSYLIGGVALYGGIGFGLDRLFGTQFLLPVGIVLGAGLTILMLHFRYGSRS
- the atpB gene encoding F0F1 ATP synthase subunit A, translated to MTAGVPTEFIAPGPQNFTTPPIIDGVDWFTKPVLVAALSVVVIVWFFWGASRKAAIVPSKLQFAGELGYNFVRNSIARDAIGSQDHMKYVPYLCGLFFFILLNNVAASIPLIQFPTFSHAGWAYVAAIMSWVIYNAVGIKKKGLWGYFKHQTMPAGVPVWLMPLMIPIEFISNILVRPISLSLRLFANMFAGHILLLVFVLGGEYMVFESGKIFLGGVGVITFLMGLAIAGLELFVQCIQAYIFVVLTAQYIGSAIADEH